The following coding sequences are from one Gopherus flavomarginatus isolate rGopFla2 chromosome 23, rGopFla2.mat.asm, whole genome shotgun sequence window:
- the ACADVL gene encoding very long-chain specific acyl-CoA dehydrogenase, mitochondrial: protein MRGARAAPGLCLRLLRRPPRGSGGPLAGTYPTPLPPAACLYSSHAAEAVLDKAGAGMASQTASKSKSLLEESKSFAMGMFQGRMTTEQVFPYPSVLTEDQVQFLKELVGPVSRFFQEVNDPAANDSLERVEDRTMQGLKELGAFGLQIPPELGGLGLSNTQYARLVEIVGLHDLGVGIMLGAHQSIGFKGLLLYGTPQQKEKYLPRLATGETIAAFCLTEAASGSDAASIRTTARPSPCGSYYTLDGGKIWISNGGLADLFTVFAKTPVKNEATGEVKEKMTAFIVERGFGGVTHGPPEKKMGIKASNTAEVHFEGVRVPAENMLGSLGSGFKVAMNILNNGRFGMAAGLAGTMRGVIGKAVEHAANRTQFGDKIHNFGAIQEKLARMAMLQYVTESMAYMISANMDQGATDFQTEAAISKIFGSEAAWTVTDECIQIMGGMGFMQDAGVERVMRDLRVFRIFEGTNDVLRLFVALNGFQNAGNELRGLQRALKSPVGNVGLLAREVTRRLRRKAGLGSGITLRNVVHPDLDPSAEQLVRGVDLFGATVEDLLLKYGKKIVDDQFLLKRVADGAIDLYAMVVLLSRASRSLAQAHPTAQHEKLLCETWCEEAYERLTATLSPLSTDSTRHTFQQLRSISRAVVENGGVVSPNPLGF from the exons ATGCGGGGAGCGAGAGCGGCCCCCGGGCTCTGCCTGCGGCTCCTGCGCCGCCCCCCCCGCGG ctctggggggcccctggctgggacaTACCCtaccccgctgccccctgccgccTGTCTGTATAGCAGCCACGCTGCTGAG GCTGTGCTGGataaggctggggcagggatggcttCCCAGACCGCATCCAAGAGCAAGTCCCTGCTGGAG GAGTCGAAGTCTTTTGCCATGGGGATGTTCCAGGGTCGGATGACCACGGAGCAGGTGTTCCCCTACCCCTCAG tgctGACCGAGGATCAGGTCCAGTTCCTGAAGGAGCTCGTCGGACCCGTCAGCCGTTTCTTCCAG GAGGTGAATGACCCAGCGGCGAATGACTCGCTGGAACGAGTGGAGGACCGGACCATGCAGGGGCTGAAGGAGCTGGGGGCCTTTGGGCTGCAGATCCCCcctgagctgggggggctggggctgagcaacACCCAG TACGCCCGGCTGGTGGAGATCGTGGGGCTGCACGACCTGGGCGTGGGGATCATGCTGGGGGCCCATCAGTCCATCGGCTTCAAGGGGTTGCTGCTCTATGGGACGCCCCAGCAGAAGGAGAAATACCTGCCCCGGCTGGCCACAG GAGAGACCATCGCTGCCTTCTGCCTGACGGAGGCGGCCAGCGGCTCGGACGCCGCCTCCATCCGCACCACAGCCCGGCCCAGCCCCTGCGGCTCCTACTACACCCTGGACGGGGGCAAGATCTGGATCAG taACGGCGGGCTGGCCGACCTTTTCACCGTCTTCGCCAAGACCCCCGTGAAGAACGAGGCGACGGGCGAGGTGAAGGAGAAGATGACGGCTTTCATCGTGGAGCGAGGGTTTGGGGGGGTCACCCA CGGCCCCCCCGAGAAGAAGATGGGGATCAAGGCGTCGAACACGGCCGAGGTGCACTTCGAGGGCGTGCGGGTGCCGGCGGAGAACATGCTGGGATCGCTGGGCTCCGGGTTCAAGGTGGCCATGAACATCCTCAACAACGGGCGCTTTGGCATGGCGGCTGGGCTGGCCGGGACCATGCGGGGCGTCATCGGCAAGGCC gtGGAGCATGCAGCCAATCGCACCCAGTTTGGGGACAAAATCCACAATTTTGGAGCCATCCAGGAGAAGCTGGCACGTATGGCCATGCTGCAGTATGTCACTGAG TCCATGGCGTATATGATCAGCGCGAACATGGACCAAGGAGCGACCGATTTCCAAACGGAGGCAGCCATCAGCAAAATCTTCGGCTCG GAAGCTGCCTGGACGGTGACGGACGAGTGTATCCAGATTATGGGCGGTATGGGCTTCATGCAG GACGCCGGCGTGGAGCGGGTGATGCGGGATCTCCGGGTCTTCCGGATCTTCGAGGGAACCAACGACGTCCTGCGGCTCTTCGTGGCTCTGAATGGCTtccag aACGCCGGGAACGAGCTGCGGGGGCTGCAACGAGCCCTGAAAAGCCCCGTGGGGAACGTGGGGCTGCTGGCCCGGGAGGTCACCCGGCGTCTCCGCAG gaaagCCGGGTTGGGCTCCGGGATCACCCTGAGGAACGTGGTGCACCCcgacctggaccccagtgccgAGCAG ctggtGCGCGGGGTTGATCTCTTTGGGGCCACGGTGGAGGATCTGCTCCTCAAATACGGCAAGAAAATTGTGG ATGATCAGTTCTTGCTGAAGCGGGTGGCGGACGGGGCTATCGATCTCTACGCCATGGTGGTGCTACTGTCCAG GGCGTCGCGCTCCCTGGCCCAGGCCCACCCCACCGCCCAGCACGAAAAGCTGCTCTGCGAGACCTGGTGTGAGGAG GCCTACGAGCGCCTCACGGCCACCCTGAGCCCACTGAGCACAGACAGCACCCGGCACACCTTTCAGCAGCTGCGGAGCATCTCCCGGGCCGTGGTGGAGAACGGGGGTGTGGTCTCCCCCAACCCCTTGGGCTTCTGA